CACCTCGACGGGGCACAGCGCCACGCCGTGCCCGGCGATCACGGCCGTCGCGAGCAGGTTGAAGTCCTGGTACACGGGGCCGTGGACCAGCCCCTCGGGATGCAGGCCGGCTTCCTCGAACCAGGCCTCCCAGGCCGAGACGAACTCGTCGTGCAGCAGCGTGGCGTGGTTCAACTGCGCGTCGCAGCGCTTTTGCGCCAGATACTGCGGGCTCGCCACCGGCTTGTTGGTGCGCGAGAACAGCATCGCGTGGGCGATGTTCTTCGACGGGATGTGCTGGTGCGTGATCAGCACGTCGTGCCGCTCGGGATCGAACAGCTCGTGCGCGCGCGAATACGACACCTCGATCGCGATGTCGGGATAGAGCGCGGTGAAACGCGGCAGCGCCGGAATCAGCCAGCGCGCGGCGACCGACGGAATGCAGGCCACCGAGATGCCCTTGCGGTGGCGGTTGATGCTCAGCGACTGCGACACCGCCGAGATCGCCGTCAGCGCCGGCTGGATCGTATGGAAATACTGCTCGCCGGCCGAGGTCAGCACGGCGCCGCGCCCGGTGCGCTCGAACAGGCGCCGGCCGAGCCAGGTCTCGAGCTTCTTGATCTGGCCGCTCACGGCGGCGTGCGTCACGTGCAGTTCCTCGCCCGCGCGCGACAGGCTCTTCAGGCGCGCGGTGGCCTCGAAGGCACGCAGGGCGTTCAGCGGCGGCAGGATCATGGCCGGGCGGCTCCATTCGGCAACGGTCGAAACGATCGGGATAATCGGCACGCCCGGCGCCGGGCCGGCGCGCCGGGCGCGGCTGCGAGCCGCGCGCTCATTCCAGGTGCGCGCGGGCCACGCGCTCGAAGATGCGCACCGACGCTTCCAGCTTGTCGAGCTCGACATATTCGTCGATCGCGCCGCTCATGCCCACCTCGCCCGGGCCGATGATCACCATCGGCAGCCCCAGCGCGGGCGCGATCACGGCGCCGTCGGAATAGTAGGCGACGCCGGCCGGCCCCGGCTCGGCCACGCCCTGCGCCCGGCAGGCCGCGACGCACTGCGCCACGAACGGATGATCGTCGGGCGTGTCCACCGGCGGCTTGAAATCGAGCAGCTCGATCGCGACGTGCGGCCCGGCGATCGCGCGAAACGCCGCCATCACCGATTCGGGCGACTGGCCCGGCACCAGCCGCACGTCGATGTCGGCCGACGCCTCGGGGGGGACCAGCGGCGTCGCCAGCCCGCCGCGGATCGTGCCGACGTTGATGGTGGGCGCGCCGACGTGGCGATGCGCGGGCGCCGCGAGCTGCAGGTCGTGCGCGCGGTCGAGATAGCGCGCGAGCCGCACGATCGCGTTGCCGCGGTCGCCCGTGCGGTCCTCCGAGAACGCGTTGTGTCCGTAGTCGCCGCGCGCGCTCGCGCGCAGCCACAGCGCGCCCTTCTCCGTGACGAACGCGCGATTGCCGGTGGGCTCCGAGATCAGCAGCGCGCCGACGCCATGAAAGTGGCCGCCGTCGAGCAGGCGGCGCGCGCCGAGGCAGTTCGAGTTCTCGGCCGCCGAGAACGTCAGCAGCAGGTCGCCCTGCGGCCGCCAGCCGGCCCGGCACAGGTTCAGCGCGGCCACCGTCATCGCCGCCATCCCGCCCTTCATGTCGGCGGCGCCGCGGCCGTACAGGCGTCCGTCGCGAATCTCGCCGGCGAACGGATCGACGCGCCACTGCTCGCGCGCCACGCCGATCGTGTCGAAATGCGCCGAGAACGCCAGCGCGGCACGCTGGCCGGCGCCGCGGATCCGCGCGACCAGGTTGGTGCGGCCCGGCGCGATCTCCTCGATCAGCGGCTCGATGCCGGCCGCGCGCAGCGCCTCGGCGACCACGCGCGCCGCGCGATGCTCGTTGCCGGGCGGATCGATGGTGTCCTGCGCGATCAGCGCGCGGGTCAGTTCGACGGTCTCGCTCATGGTTGCGCTCATGATTGTCACCTGGGTTCGCTGAGCAGACGGCCGTGGCCCGTAAGCGGGGCGCGCCAGCCGGCGAGGCGCAGGGCGTGCCAGAAAGCCGCCTGGTTGCTGACCACCACCGGCAGCCCGGTGCGCGCCTCGATCTCGTCGATCACGTTCAGCGCCCGGGTGCCGGTGCAGGAAATGAAGATCGCGTCGGCGCCGTCGAGCCGCGACGCGAGCGCGGCCTCGACGAAGAACGCCTCCGGCAGCGAGCCGATCGCGTGATCGGTATCGTAGCCGGCGACGCGCACCGAGGTCGGCTCGATGCCGCCGTCGGCGAGAAAGCGCATCACGTTGCGCGTCATCGCCGCCGTGTAGGGCGTGACGAGCGCGACGCGCCGCGCGTTCAGCGCCGCCAGCGCCGCCAGCGCGGCCGTGGCCGGGTTGGTGACGGGTATGCCCGGCCGGCCGCGCTGCACCCGTTCCGCCACGCGCTGCGGCCCGATCAGCGTGGAGGCCGAGGTGCAGCCGAACACCACCACGTCGAGCCGGGAATCGGGGATCAGCAGCCGCGCCGCGCCCTCCAGCTCGTCGGCCAGCGCGAGGAACGTGTGGTCGCTGTTCGGGGTCTCCAGCGGGATGCGCGTCGAGAACACGCCCACCCGGTCGTCCGGCACGAGGCGATGGAAGTCGCGCTCGATGACGGGGTCGGTCGACAGCACGATCAGGCCGATGCGGGCCACGGCGCCATACGGTTCGCCGAGCCTGACGTCGGGGTCGTGGATCACGGGCTCGATTGCTTCCATCCTGCACCTTCCTTTTCCAATTCCGACGAGCGCCGCGGCCGGCGCCGCGAAGTGCTCCGATTACGGCTCCGACGACTACTGCGCGGACTCCCGCAGGAACGCCGCCACGCGTGCATGGCCACCGCCGAACAGCGTCGCCGGCGCCTCGTCGG
The genomic region above belongs to Burkholderia plantarii and contains:
- a CDS encoding LysR substrate-binding domain-containing protein, with protein sequence MILPPLNALRAFEATARLKSLSRAGEELHVTHAAVSGQIKKLETWLGRRLFERTGRGAVLTSAGEQYFHTIQPALTAISAVSQSLSINRHRKGISVACIPSVAARWLIPALPRFTALYPDIAIEVSYSRAHELFDPERHDVLITHQHIPSKNIAHAMLFSRTNKPVASPQYLAQKRCDAQLNHATLLHDEFVSAWEAWFEEAGLHPEGLVHGPVYQDFNLLATAVIAGHGVALCPVEVFRRELARGELVLLSEVSTLDDHGYYLVYDRESSHATQAFCKWFIAICAEDRD
- a CDS encoding M20 family metallopeptidase, producing MSATMSETVELTRALIAQDTIDPPGNEHRAARVVAEALRAAGIEPLIEEIAPGRTNLVARIRGAGQRAALAFSAHFDTIGVAREQWRVDPFAGEIRDGRLYGRGAADMKGGMAAMTVAALNLCRAGWRPQGDLLLTFSAAENSNCLGARRLLDGGHFHGVGALLISEPTGNRAFVTEKGALWLRASARGDYGHNAFSEDRTGDRGNAIVRLARYLDRAHDLQLAAPAHRHVGAPTINVGTIRGGLATPLVPPEASADIDVRLVPGQSPESVMAAFRAIAGPHVAIELLDFKPPVDTPDDHPFVAQCVAACRAQGVAEPGPAGVAYYSDGAVIAPALGLPMVIIGPGEVGMSGAIDEYVELDKLEASVRIFERVARAHLE
- a CDS encoding aspartate/glutamate racemase family protein translates to MEAIEPVIHDPDVRLGEPYGAVARIGLIVLSTDPVIERDFHRLVPDDRVGVFSTRIPLETPNSDHTFLALADELEGAARLLIPDSRLDVVVFGCTSASTLIGPQRVAERVQRGRPGIPVTNPATAALAALAALNARRVALVTPYTAAMTRNVMRFLADGGIEPTSVRVAGYDTDHAIGSLPEAFFVEAALASRLDGADAIFISCTGTRALNVIDEIEARTGLPVVVSNQAAFWHALRLAGWRAPLTGHGRLLSEPR